In Streptomyces sp. HUAS ZL42, the DNA window GGTCCTCGGCGAAGCCCTTGCGGTACAGCTCCAGGGCGAGCACGTTCGCGTCGTCCTGGGAGGAACCCGGGGCGATGATGAAGACCAGGTCGAAGATCTTCAGCACATTGATCATCAGCGTGACGACGACCACGGCGAGAACGGGGGCGAGGAGGGGGACGGTGACCCGTCTGAACACCTGCCACTCGTTGGCGCCGTCGACCCGCGCCGCCTCCAGGAGCTCCCGGGGCATACCCGCGAGTCCGGCCGCGATCAGCACCATCGCGAAGCCCGCCCACATCCAGATGTACGAGCCGATGATGGCCGGCGTGACCAGCGACGGGCCCAGCCAGTCCACACCGTTGTACGGCTCCTTGAAGTTGCTCGCGGGCAGCCGCAGCGAAGCCCCGTCCGCCTCGGCGGGCAGGGTGAAGGTGCCGTCGTCGGCGGCCTTCGTCGACGCCACCACCTTGCCGTCCTTGACCGCCTCGATCCTCATCCCGGCATAGCCCAGCTCGGACTGATCGGGCGCGCCGAGCTTGCCGACGCCCTTGCCGCGGGTGAAGTCCTGCCAGGTCGTACCGGTGATCTTCCCCGGGTCGGCCTTCGCCGCCACGGCCTGCTTCGCGCTGTCGGGCATCTGCTCGGGCGCGACACCGACGAGGGGCAGGGTGACGGTCTCGCCCGTGCGGACCGTCGCCTTGGTGACGAAGCCGCCGCCCTGGGCCTCCAGGGGCGAGTCCCGGCCCGGGTGCGCCTTCGGGAAGGCGGAGGACGGGGCGAAGGTGTCGTGGACGCCGACCCACACGGCGTTCGCGACACCCTTGTCCGGGTCCTGGTCGTAGACGAGCCGGAAGATGATGCCGGCCGCCAGCATCGAGATCGCCATCGGCATGAAGACGACCAGCTTGAACGCCGTGCCCCAGCGGACCCGTTCGGTCAGTACCGCGAAGATCAGGCCGAGCGCGGTCGCGATCGTCGGCGCGAACACCACCCAGATGACGTTGTTCTTCAGGGCGGTGCGGATGCCTTCGTCGGTGAACAGGGTCTTGTAGTTGTCGAAGCCGGCGAACCCGTTGCCGGACTGGTCTTGGAAGCTGCGGACGAGCGAGTACCCGATCGGGTAGACCACGAGCGCGCCGAGCAGCACCAGGGCGGGCAGCAGGAAGAGAGCTGCGACGGTCCTGCGGGTGCCGGTCACGCTCTTGCGACTGCGAGGAGCGGCAGGGGCCGGAGGGGCCCCTGCCGCCGCGTCCGACGCCATGGCCGGATCAGCTCCCGTACGCCTGCGCCGCGTCCGCCTCCAGTTTCGCCTGCGTCCCCGCCACGTTCGTGGGGTTCTTCAGGAAGTCCTGGAGGTCCTTCCACTCGCCCTTGCCGGGCGTGCCGCCGAAGGCCTGCGGTGCCTGGTCGGACATGTCGAAGCGGAAGTCGTCACCGG includes these proteins:
- a CDS encoding carbohydrate ABC transporter permease → MASDAAAGAPPAPAAPRSRKSVTGTRRTVAALFLLPALVLLGALVVYPIGYSLVRSFQDQSGNGFAGFDNYKTLFTDEGIRTALKNNVIWVVFAPTIATALGLIFAVLTERVRWGTAFKLVVFMPMAISMLAAGIIFRLVYDQDPDKGVANAVWVGVHDTFAPSSAFPKAHPGRDSPLEAQGGGFVTKATVRTGETVTLPLVGVAPEQMPDSAKQAVAAKADPGKITGTTWQDFTRGKGVGKLGAPDQSELGYAGMRIEAVKDGKVVASTKAADDGTFTLPAEADGASLRLPASNFKEPYNGVDWLGPSLVTPAIIGSYIWMWAGFAMVLIAAGLAGMPRELLEAARVDGANEWQVFRRVTVPLLAPVLAVVVVTLMINVLKIFDLVFIIAPGSSQDDANVLALELYRKGFAEDQPGIASAIAVFLLLLVIPVMWFNVRRLRREVRR